In one Brienomyrus brachyistius isolate T26 chromosome 5, BBRACH_0.4, whole genome shotgun sequence genomic region, the following are encoded:
- the ppp4cb gene encoding serine/threonine-protein phosphatase 4 catalytic subunit B, whose protein sequence is MGDISDLDRQIDQLRRCELIKENEVKALCAKAREILVEESNVQRVDSPVTVCGDIHGQFYDLKELFRVGGDVPETNYLFMGDFVDRGFYSVETFLLLLALKVRYPDRITLIRGNHESRQITQVYGFYDECLRKYGSVTVWRYCTEIFDYLSLSAIIDGKIFCVHGGLSPSIQTLDQIRTIDRKQEVPHDGPMCDLLWSDPEDTTGWGVSPRGAGYLFGSDVVAQFNAANDIDMICRAHQLVMEGYKWHFNETVLTVWSAPNYCYRCGNVAAILELDEHLQKEFIIFEAAPQETRGIPSKKPVADYFL, encoded by the exons ATGGGGGACATTAGTGACTTAGACAGACAAATTGACCAGCTCCGACGGTGCgagctcatcaaagaaaatgaggTGAAGGCTCTGTGTGCCAAAGCCAG GGAGATACTTGTTGAAGAAAGCAATGTTCAAAGAGTGGACTCTCCAGTAACT GTATGTGGTGATATCCATGGGCAGTTTTATGACCTGAAGGAGTTGTTCAGA GTTGGTGGTGATGTCCCAGAGACAAATTACCTCTTCATGGGTGATTTTGTGGACCGCGGATTCTACAGTGTGGAGACGTTTCTTCTTCTCCTTGCTCTTAAG GTGCGATATCCAGACAGAATCACACTGATAAGAGGGAACCATGAATCCAGGCAGATTACACAGGTGTATGGCTTTTATGATGAATGCCTAAGGAAATATGGGTCTGTGACTGTGTGGCGATACTGTACAGAGATCTTCGACTACTTGTCTCTCTCTGCAATTATTGATGGGAAG ATATTTTGCGTGCATGGTGGGCTCTCCCCATCTATACAAACTCTGGACCAAATAAGAACCATTGACAGAAAGCAGGAGGTCCCACATGATGGGCCTATGTGTGACTTGCTATGGTCTGACCCAGAAG ACACAACAGGGTGGGGTGTGAGTCCAAGAGGTGCTGGATATCTATTTGGTAGTGACGTTGTTGCCCAGTTTAATGCTGCAAACGACATTGACATGATCTGCAGGGCCCACCAGCTTGTTATGGAAGGGTATAAGTGGCACTTCAATGAAACTGTGCTGACGGTGTGGTCAGCACCAAACTACTGCTACAG GTGTGGGAATGTAGCGGCAATACTGGAGCTGGATGAACATCTGCAGAAAGAATTCATTATTTTTGAAGCTGCACCACAGGAAACAAGAGGCATCCCTTCCAAAAAGCCAGTGGCTGATTACTTTCTGTGA